One genomic window of Desulfovibrio legallii includes the following:
- a CDS encoding thiamine pyrophosphate-dependent dehydrogenase E1 component subunit alpha, which yields MKHPDKKVLLDMFSTMTKIRLFEGELQKFFAAGKIPGFVHLYLGEEATATGACAALKKTDMITSTHRGHGHCLAKGGDLKLMMAEIYGRSTGYCKGKGGSMHIADFNIGILGANGIVGGGGPLAVGAALSCQYKDNKGVCACFFGDGASNQGTTQESLNMASAWKLPVIFINENNGYGISCPQSKSMAITDIADRAAAYDMPGVVVDGNDVLAVYEAVSVAVERARKGQGPSLIECKTYRWRGHFEGDACVYRSEKELEEWKAKDPIPRFAQKLVETKTATQAELDAVTAQVRADVDAAVKFAEESPFPTTADLLDDVYA from the coding sequence ATGAAACATCCCGACAAGAAGGTCCTGCTGGACATGTTCAGCACCATGACCAAGATTCGTCTGTTTGAAGGCGAATTGCAGAAGTTCTTCGCGGCCGGCAAGATCCCCGGTTTCGTGCACCTGTATCTTGGGGAGGAGGCCACGGCCACCGGCGCCTGCGCCGCCCTTAAGAAGACGGACATGATCACCAGCACCCACCGCGGCCACGGCCACTGCCTGGCCAAGGGCGGGGACCTCAAGCTCATGATGGCCGAAATCTACGGCCGCTCCACCGGCTACTGCAAGGGCAAGGGCGGCTCCATGCACATTGCGGACTTCAATATCGGCATCCTCGGCGCCAACGGCATCGTGGGCGGCGGCGGCCCCCTGGCCGTGGGCGCGGCCCTGAGCTGCCAGTACAAGGACAACAAGGGCGTGTGCGCCTGCTTCTTCGGCGACGGCGCTTCCAACCAGGGCACCACCCAGGAATCCCTGAACATGGCCAGCGCCTGGAAGCTGCCCGTTATCTTTATCAATGAAAACAATGGCTACGGCATATCCTGCCCGCAGAGCAAGTCCATGGCCATCACCGACATCGCCGACCGCGCGGCCGCTTACGACATGCCCGGCGTGGTGGTGGACGGCAACGACGTCCTGGCCGTGTACGAGGCCGTGAGCGTGGCCGTGGAGCGCGCCCGCAAAGGCCAGGGCCCCTCGCTCATCGAGTGCAAGACTTACCGCTGGCGCGGCCACTTTGAAGGCGACGCCTGCGTCTACCGCTCCGAGAAGGAGCTGGAGGAATGGAAGGCCAAGGATCCCATCCCGCGCTTCGCCCAAAAACTGGTGGAAACCAAAACCGCCACCCAGGCGGAACTGGACGCCGTCACCGCCCAGGTGCGGGCCGATGTGGACGCCGCCGTGAAGTTTGCGGAGGAAAGCCCCTTCCCCACCACGGCGGACCTGCTGGACGACGTGTACGCCTGA
- a CDS encoding alpha-ketoacid dehydrogenase subunit beta — MATKTYLQALNDAMRQEMERDENVFIIGEDVGKFGGCFGVTQGLFDTFGERRVRDTPITESAIVGAAAGAAAAGLRPIAELMFVDFIGVAMDQLFNQAAKMHYMFGGKAKVPMVLRMPQGAGVGAAAQHSQSLEAWFMHIPGIKVCIPSTPADAKGLLISAIRDDNPVIFLEHKILYGVEGEVDDALYEIPMGVGDIKREGTDVTVVATSLMVHTALEAAERLAKEGISVEVVDPRCLVPLDKELILNSVKKTHALVVAHEAVKNAGAGAEIAAMVAEEALDYLDAPIVRVGAPFCPVPFSPPLEKAYIPDADKIVAAVKSLRQ; from the coding sequence ATGGCGACCAAAACGTATCTGCAGGCGCTTAACGACGCCATGCGGCAGGAGATGGAGCGGGACGAAAACGTGTTCATCATCGGTGAGGATGTGGGCAAGTTTGGCGGTTGCTTCGGCGTAACCCAGGGCCTGTTCGACACCTTCGGCGAGCGCCGTGTGCGCGATACCCCCATTACCGAGAGCGCCATTGTGGGCGCTGCCGCCGGCGCTGCCGCCGCGGGCCTGCGCCCCATTGCGGAACTCATGTTTGTGGATTTCATTGGCGTGGCCATGGACCAGTTGTTCAACCAGGCCGCCAAAATGCACTATATGTTCGGCGGCAAGGCCAAGGTGCCCATGGTGTTGCGCATGCCCCAGGGCGCGGGCGTGGGCGCGGCGGCCCAGCACTCGCAGAGCCTGGAAGCCTGGTTCATGCACATCCCGGGCATCAAGGTCTGCATTCCCTCCACCCCGGCCGATGCCAAGGGCCTGCTCATCAGCGCCATCCGTGACGACAACCCCGTGATCTTCCTGGAACACAAGATCCTCTACGGCGTGGAAGGCGAAGTGGACGACGCCCTGTATGAAATCCCCATGGGCGTGGGCGACATCAAGCGCGAAGGCACGGACGTGACCGTGGTGGCCACCTCCCTTATGGTCCACACCGCGCTGGAAGCCGCCGAGCGCCTGGCCAAGGAAGGCATCAGCGTGGAAGTGGTGGACCCCCGCTGCCTGGTGCCCCTGGATAAAGAACTGATCCTCAATTCCGTGAAAAAAACCCACGCCCTGGTGGTGGCCCACGAGGCTGTCAAGAACGCCGGCGCGGGCGCGGAAATCGCCGCCATGGTGGCCGAAGAGGCCCTGGATTATCTGGACGCCCCCATCGTGCGCGTGGGCGCGCCTTTCTGCCCCGTGCCCTTCAG